A window from Desulfurispora thermophila DSM 16022 encodes these proteins:
- a CDS encoding class I SAM-dependent DNA methyltransferase, whose translation MPSINNEIEKKLWNAADQLRANSKLKASEYSVPVLGLIFLRFADQRFSMAEKELAEKARAAGSRRAIGKADYQARGVMYLPEQARYSYLLKLPEGENIGKAVNEAMKAIEAENEDLKDVLPKTYTRLDNDTLIALLKIFSEIPMDVEGDVFGNVYEYFLGEFARSEGQRGGEFYTPTSLVKLIVEVIEPYKGRILDPACGSGGMFVQSARFVQNHKKNPSSEISIYGQEKVAETVRLCKMNLAVHGLSGDIRQANTYYDNVHNCINRFDFVMANPPFNVDGVDKEKIKDDPRYPFGLPTTDNANYIWIQEFYSALNDKGRAGFVMANSASDARGSELEIRKKLIQDKVVDVMISIGPNFFYTVTLPCTLWFFDKGKRQTERGNKVLFIDARNIYRQVNRAHREFTPEQIEFIANIVRLYRGQPVETVNGSEEMLKEKFPEGKYVDVPGLCKVATINEIEAQGWSLNPGRYVGVAQKDEEDFDFMERLQELNEELERLNAEAAELEERIRENVGQLLN comes from the coding sequence ATGCCGTCAATCAATAATGAAATAGAAAAAAAGCTATGGAATGCCGCAGACCAACTGAGAGCGAACTCAAAGCTCAAGGCTTCCGAGTATTCGGTACCTGTTCTTGGTCTTATTTTCCTTAGATTTGCTGACCAAAGATTCAGTATGGCCGAAAAGGAACTTGCCGAAAAAGCAAGGGCAGCAGGTTCCAGGCGTGCCATCGGTAAGGCCGACTATCAGGCCAGAGGGGTCATGTACCTGCCGGAACAGGCCAGGTATTCCTATCTCCTGAAGTTACCGGAAGGTGAGAATATCGGCAAGGCCGTCAACGAGGCCATGAAAGCCATTGAAGCGGAAAATGAAGACCTGAAAGACGTTTTGCCAAAGACTTACACCCGGCTGGACAATGATACACTGATTGCGCTGCTCAAGATATTCTCCGAAATCCCTATGGATGTGGAAGGGGACGTCTTCGGAAATGTATATGAATATTTCCTCGGCGAGTTTGCCCGTTCGGAAGGGCAGCGAGGCGGCGAATTCTACACGCCCACCTCGCTGGTTAAGCTCATTGTAGAGGTAATCGAGCCGTACAAAGGACGTATCCTGGACCCGGCCTGCGGGTCGGGCGGTATGTTTGTGCAGTCGGCCAGGTTTGTCCAGAATCACAAAAAAAATCCCAGCAGCGAAATATCCATCTACGGCCAGGAGAAAGTTGCTGAAACCGTAAGGCTATGTAAAATGAACCTGGCAGTGCACGGCCTTTCCGGCGACATCCGGCAGGCCAACACCTATTATGATAATGTACATAATTGCATAAACCGCTTTGACTTTGTCATGGCCAATCCCCCATTCAATGTGGATGGGGTAGACAAGGAGAAGATCAAGGACGATCCCAGGTATCCCTTCGGCCTGCCTACTACTGATAACGCCAACTATATCTGGATTCAGGAGTTTTACAGTGCTTTAAATGATAAAGGACGGGCCGGTTTCGTCATGGCCAACTCGGCCAGCGATGCCAGGGGCTCTGAACTGGAAATAAGAAAAAAGCTCATCCAGGACAAAGTTGTCGATGTGATGATCTCCATCGGGCCAAACTTCTTTTACACCGTTACTCTGCCCTGTACCCTCTGGTTCTTTGATAAGGGCAAACGGCAGACTGAGCGCGGGAACAAGGTGCTGTTCATTGACGCGCGGAATATCTACCGCCAGGTGAATCGGGCCCACAGGGAGTTTACGCCGGAGCAGATTGAATTTATCGCCAACATCGTGCGTCTATACCGCGGCCAGCCGGTGGAAACCGTCAACGGGTCGGAAGAAATGCTCAAGGAGAAGTTTCCCGAAGGCAAGTATGTAGACGTTCCCGGCCTGTGCAAGGTGGCGACCATAAACGAAATCGAGGCCCAGGGCTGGAGTCTCAACCCCGGCCGGTATGTGGGGGTAGCCCAGAAGGATGAGGAAGACTTCGACTTCATGGAAAGGCTGCAGGAGCTGAATGAGGAGCTGGAACGGCTTAATGCTGAGGCAGCGGAATTGGAGGAGAGGATAAGGGAGAATGTGGGGCAGTTGTTGAATTAA